The Microlunatus antarcticus DNA segment CCGGCCTGCTCCGCTGGACGTCATGCCGCTCCTACCCGTGACGACCGAACCCGTCCTGCTGGCCCGCGACCTGCGCAGAGCTGGCTTCGGCAGCGGCGACCTGGCCACCATGCGTCGGACCGGCGAGCTCGCCCACCTGAGGCGTGGTGCCTACGCCAGCCGAATGGCGGCGGCAATGGACGAGGCGGAGGCACACCGGTTGCTCGTCGGCGCGACCATGCCGCTGCTGTCGGACGACGCGTGCGTGAGCCACCTTTCAGCTGCTCTGCTCCACGACCTGCCCTGGTGGGGCGACCTCCTGGAGCGGGTGCACGTCACCCGTTCGCGACTGGGAGGCGGTCGACGCGATCCGCTGGTCCACGTCCATCCCGCCCTTCTCGAGCCGACCGACCGGGCGCGGCTGGGCGGCACCGCCGCGACGTCCCTGGCACGGACCACCGCTGACTGCCTTCGTACGCTGCCCTTCCGCCGAGCGGTGGCGCTCGGTGACGCCGCCCTGCGACGGGGGTTGGACCCTGCCGAGCTCGCCGACCAGCTCCGCCGAGCCGCGGGCCGCGTCGGGATCACCACGGCCCGCCGGGCGGCGGCCTTCCTCGACGGACGGTCCGAGAGTGTCGGCGAGTCGTACAGCCGGGTGGTCATCGACGAGCTCCGCCTGCCCCCACCAGACCTCCAGGTGAAGGTCTTCGACGCGGACGGCAGGTTGGTCGGGCGGTGCGACTTCGGCTGGCGGCAGTTCCGCACGCTCGGCGAGTTCGACGGCAAGGTCAAGTACGGCCGTCTGGTGCCCGACGACGAGCAGCCGGGTGACACCGTGTTCGACGAGAAGGTGCGCGAGGACGAGCTGCGGGGGCTCGGGAACGAGATGGTCCGCTGGATCGACGCCGACCTCTGGCGGCCCGACCGGCTTCGCGCGCGGCTCCTTCGCGCCTTCGACCGCGGGGCGCGCCGTTGACCGTGCAGCCGCACAGACCGCGCACACCCGCACAGGCCCGGACCTGTGCGGGTGTATCGGGCCCGTGCGGCTGTTCCGGACCTGTGCGGCTATGCGGCTACGCGGATATGGGTGGCCTCAGCCCAGCTCGCGGTCGAGGTTGTGGGCGGCGCTGATGAGGGCGAGGTGGGTGAAGGCCTGGGGGAAGTTGCCGAGCTGCTCGCCGTTGAGGCCGATCTGCTCGGCGTAGAGGCCCACGTGGTTGGCGTAGGTCATCATCTTCTCGAGCGCGAGGCGGGCGTCGGCGAGGCGGCCGACGCGGGTGAGGGCCTCGACGTACCAGAACGAGCAGAGCGAGAACGTCCCCTCCGTCCCGTCGACGCCGTCGGGCGAGGCCTCGACGTCGTAGCGGAACACGAGGGTGTCGGTGACGAGACGTTCCTCGATGACCTTCAGCGTCGACAGGAAGCGCGGGTCGAGCGGCGCGACGAACTTCACCTGGGGCAGCAGGAGGAGGCCGGCGTCGACCGTGTCGGAACCTTCCGCCTGCGTGAAGGTCTGCCGCTCCGCGTCCCAGCAGTCCTCCATGACGCTGGTGTAGATCTCGTCGCGGACCCGCGACCAGGCGCTGATGTCGCCGGGCAGGCCCCGCTGGCGGGCGACCCGGATCGCGCGCTCGATGGCGACCCACTCCATGATCCGGGAGGTGGTGTGGTTGCGGGGCTCGTCGCGCGACTCCCACATGCCGGCGTCGGGACGGTCCCAGTTGCGCATCAGCCAGTCGACGAGCCGGGTCAGGTCCTGCCAGGCGTCGTGGCTGATCCCGGGCCCGTACTTGTTGAACAGGTAGATCGAGTCGATCAGGTCGCCGTAGATGTCGAGCTGCAGCTGGCCCGACGCCGCGTTCCCGACGCGCACCGGCCGGGAGCCCGCGTAGCCGGCGAGGTGGTCGAGCTCGACCTCGGTGTCGGGGATGTTGCCGTCGAGGTCGTAGAGGACCCGGAGCGGGCCGAGCTCCTCCGTACGGGGGCCGTCGTGGTCCCCCAGCCGCTCCGAGAGCCAGCGGATGAAGGCACCGGCCTCCTCGAGGAAGCCGAGCCGCAGCAGCGCGTAGAGGCTGAAGCCGGCGTCGCGGATCCAGACGTAGCGGTAGTCCCAGTTGCGCTCGCCGCCGATCAGCTCGGGGAGGCTCGTGGTGACGGACGCGACGATGCCGCCGGTCGGCTCGTGGCACAGCATCTTGAGCGTCAGGGCCGAGCGCTCGACCGTCTCGCGCCACCGGCCGCGGTAGGTGGAGTGCGCGATCCAGCCCTGCCAGAAGGCGTTCGTGGCGTCGAAGAGCCCGTCGGCGTCCTCCGTCGTGCACGGCACGAAGTCGCCCTCGTCGCCGAGGACCTCGAGCACGAACAACGCGCGCTCGCCGCCGGTCAGCTTCAGCTCGGCCACGACGTCGTCGCCCTCGACCCGGACCGGCACCGTGGTGGCGAGGCCCAGCCGGACGGAACCGCTCTCGATGAGCACCCCGCCGTCGACCGCGGTCAGCGTCGGCCGCTCGCGGCCGTAGTCGGGGCGGGCGGCGAGGCGCATCCGGACGGTCAGGTCGCCGCGCACGCTCTGCACGCGCCGGACGATGCGCTGCCGGTGCTCGCCGTCGTGGCCCTTCACCAACGGCATGAAGTCGTGCACCTCGACCATGCCCTGGTCGGCGAGGAAGCGGGTGTTGAGGATGTTGGAGCCGGGCAGGTACGTCTGGTGGGTCCGGACGCCGCCGTCGACCGGGGCGAGGTCCCAGGAACCGCCCACGTCGGTGTCGAGGATCCGGGCGAAGACGCTCGGGGAGTCGAAGCGACCCGGGCAGAACCAGTCGATGCTGCCGTCGGTCGCGACCAGGGCCGCCGTACGGAGGTCGCCGATCATCCCGTGCTCGGAGATGGTCGGGAGGGGCGTCGGGGAAGGTTGGTCGCTCACCCCACAACCCTGCCAGGTCCGGGAGGTGGCTCGCGTCGTTCCCGCGGGAAGGTGCCGTCATCACGGGCGGAGGACCAAGCCGCACGCCTCGCGCCCGGCGTACGGACGGAGGCGGACGCTGCGTCAGCGGAAGGGTCCGTGAGCCGGACCACGAGGGGTGGAGCCTAGGGGATTCGAACCCCTGACCTTCTCATTGCGAACGAGACGCGCTACCAACTGCGCCAAGGCCCCTCACCGACCGGCGAACCGGTCGGCCACGAACATTACCACCGCTCGAGCCCGGACCTGTCGGCCCGAGACGGGCGCTCAGGCGGACGCGGCCTGCGACCCGCCGCTCTGCTCCTGCGTCTCGTCGTGCTCGGCGTGCTCGACCGTCGTCTCCGCCGGCGCGTCGGCGGTCACCGGGACGCTCTGCCGGCCCGAGGAGGTGACGTCGGGGGCGGAGAGGTCGATGGTGCGGACCGTCCGCGGCGCGAGCGGCTTGGAGACGTACGTCGGCATCGTGATCGGCAGCGGGTCCCACAGGCCCGGCTTGCCCTCGGCGTCCTTGGCCGCCTTCTTGGCCTTCTTCGCCAGCGCCTTCTTGTCCCTGCCCTCGGCGGCGGCGTCCTTGCGGCTGATCATGACCGTCTGCTCGTCGCTGCCGCGCGAGATCGCGACGTAGCGGGCGTCGAGGTCGCGGCGCATGGCCCCCACGCTGACCCGGGAGACGACGACGAAGAGCAGCACCAGGCCGCCGGGGATCGCCACGGTCCACCAGGGCAGCCAGCTCATCGAGGCGACGCTGATGACCGCGCAGAGGATGGCGAACAGCCCCGAGAGCACCCGGCGGCGACGCGAGGCGGCGACCCGCTCGAGGCGCCGCAGGTCGGCGACGGCCGCGCGGCGCGTGACCGGCGTCGAGACCTCGAACTCGCGCAGCTCGGCGAGGTCCTGGTCGAGCAGCGGCGCCGTGCCGCTGCGCAGGATGCGGACCGAGTCCGAGAACGGGTCCACCGCCTCGCGCTCGACGTCCGGCTCGCCCTCGCGCCTGCGCACGAAGTGCGGCACCAGATACGCGAGCCAGGCGATCGCGATCCCGGCGAAGATCAGACCCGTTGTCCCCACGTGGCGAACGGTATTTCCTGCCCCGGCCGGCACCGCCCACCTGCCGCGGTGTGTCGCGTGATCATTGCGTGACCCGCCGCGGGCCGGAGGTCACGACCCGGTCGCGGGCGGCCGGTGGAGCCGCAGGCTCTCGTAGCGACGCAGCAGGCCGTCGCCCACCTCCTCCGCGTTGAGCGCGAAGACCAGGTGGTCGCGCCAGTCCCCGTCGATGTGGAGGTAGCGCGGGCGGACCCCCTCGGGCCGGAACCCCAGCTTCTCCACCACCCGCAGGCTGGCCGCGTTCTCGGGCCGGATGGCGATCTCGATCCGGTGCAGCCGCATCACGCTGAAGCAGTAGTCGACGGCCAGCGCCACGGCGGTCGGGATGATGCCGCGCCCGGCGAGCCGCTGGTCGACCCAGTAGCCGATCTGCCCCCAGGACGCGGACCCGCCGACGATGCCGCTGACGGTCAGCTGACCCGCGAGCTCCGGCGGGCGGCCGGGCCGGTCCTCGTAGAAGACGAGCCAGGGCAGCATCCGGTCGTCACGGGCCTGCCGGCCCAGCGACCGTACGAGGGCGGCGTACGAGGTCGGTCCGAGCGAGGAGCCGGGCGGCAGTGTGGCCTCCCACGGCTTGAGCCACGCGGCGTTGCGGCGCCGGACCTGCTCCCACGTCGCCTGGTCCCGGCGGCGCATCGGGGACATGACCACCTGCTCGTGGCGCAGGCTGACGGGCCAGTGGTGCGAGCCGTAGCTGTAGCCGGAGCTCACCTCGGGGTCTCCGGCACTAGTGGTCACCGCCGCGGAGCTGGCTGACCGCGTGCTGCAGGACCGGGGCCAGCACCGCCAGACCGTCGCGCGCGCCGCCGCTGGAGCCAGGCAGGTTGACGATCAGGGTCCGTCCCGCGGTGCCGGCGACGCCACGGCTCAGCGTGGCCGTGGGCACGCCGTGCGCGACCCCGTACGCCGCCACCGCCGCGCTCAACTGCGAGACCTCGCGCTCGATCACGGCGCGGGTCTGCTCGGGGGTGTGGTCGTTCGGGTTGAGCCCGGTGCCGCCCGTGGTGAGGACCACGGCGTGGCCAGCCGTCACCGCATCGCGCAGCGCGGCACCCACCTCGTCGCCGTCGGGCACGACGACGGGATCGCCGACCTCGAAGCCGCACTCACGCAGGCCCGCGACCAGCACCGGCCCGGACCGGTCCTCGTAGACGCCGGCCGACGCGCGGGTCGAGACCGTGATCACCAGCGCCGTGGTCACGCAGCGCCCTCGGGCTCGCCCGCCCGGCGGTAGTCCCCGCTCCGGCCGCCGGACTTCGCGACCACGCGGACGTCGGTGATCGTCGCGTCCCGGTCGATCGCCTTGACCATGTCGATCACGGCGAGACCGGCGACGCTGACCGCGGTCAGCGCCTCCATCTCGACGCCGGTGCGCTCGTTCGTCTTCACGGTCGCGCGCAGCTCGACCCCGTCGTCCGTCACCTCGGCCAGCACGTCCACGCCGCTGATCATGAGGGGGTGGCACAGCGGCACGAGCTCGGGGGTCTTCTTGGCCGCCATGATCCCGGCGATCCGCGCGACCGCCAGCGCGTCGCCCTTGGGGACGTTCCCAGAGCGCAGCGCGGCGACGCAGCCGGCGCTGAGCCGGACGCGACCTGCCGCGGTCGCCGTCCGCACGGTGACCGCCTTGTCTGAGACGTCGACCATGCGGGCCTCGCCCGCCGCGTTGAGGTGCGTGAGCCCGCCGCCGGGCTCGGCCGCGGCGGTCATCGGGGCTGGTCCAACGGCCAGACCTCGAGCTCGGTGCCCGCGGCGACGAAGTCGACGTCGGCCGGGAGCACGACGAGCGCGTCGGCCTTGGCCAGGTCACCGAGCAGGTGCGACCCGTGGCCGCCGACGAGCTCGACGGAGCGGGCCCCGGTCTCGTCGGAGGTGACGACGCCGCGCGCCAGCTGCGTCCGGCCCCGGACCGAGCTCATGGCGTGGGCCGCGGTCGCGCGCACGCCCGGGCGGACGTACGGGGTGATGCCCATCAGCTTGCGGATGACCGGGCGGACGAACGCCTCGAACGACACGAAGGCGCTGACCGGGTTGCCGGGGAGCATGACGATCGGCGTCCGGTCCTCGCCGATGAGGCCGAAGCCCTGAGGCTTGCCCGGCTGCATGGCCACCCCGGCGAAGTCCGTGGCGCCGAGCTCGGGCAGCACGGCCTTGACGATGTCGTAGTCGCCCTGGCTGACGCCGCCGGTGGTCACGATCAGGTCGGCTCGGACGAGCTGGTCGTAGACGAGCTGCTTGAGCGCGGCCGGGTCGTCGCCGACGTGGCCGACGCGGAACACCTGCGCGCCGGCGTCCTTGGCCGCGGCGGCGATCAGGTAGGAGTTCGAGTCGTAGATCTGCTCGGGGCTGAGCGGGAGGCCCGGGTCGACGAGCTCCGAGCCCGT contains these protein-coding regions:
- the sepX gene encoding divisome protein SepX/GlpR, translated to MGTTGLIFAGIAIAWLAYLVPHFVRRREGEPDVEREAVDPFSDSVRILRSGTAPLLDQDLAELREFEVSTPVTRRAAVADLRRLERVAASRRRRVLSGLFAILCAVISVASMSWLPWWTVAIPGGLVLLFVVVSRVSVGAMRRDLDARYVAISRGSDEQTVMISRKDAAAEGRDKKALAKKAKKAAKDAEGKPGLWDPLPITMPTYVSKPLAPRTVRTIDLSAPDVTSSGRQSVPVTADAPAETTVEHAEHDETQEQSGGSQAASA
- a CDS encoding glycoside hydrolase family 15 protein, which codes for MSDQPSPTPLPTISEHGMIGDLRTAALVATDGSIDWFCPGRFDSPSVFARILDTDVGGSWDLAPVDGGVRTHQTYLPGSNILNTRFLADQGMVEVHDFMPLVKGHDGEHRQRIVRRVQSVRGDLTVRMRLAARPDYGRERPTLTAVDGGVLIESGSVRLGLATTVPVRVEGDDVVAELKLTGGERALFVLEVLGDEGDFVPCTTEDADGLFDATNAFWQGWIAHSTYRGRWRETVERSALTLKMLCHEPTGGIVASVTTSLPELIGGERNWDYRYVWIRDAGFSLYALLRLGFLEEAGAFIRWLSERLGDHDGPRTEELGPLRVLYDLDGNIPDTEVELDHLAGYAGSRPVRVGNAASGQLQLDIYGDLIDSIYLFNKYGPGISHDAWQDLTRLVDWLMRNWDRPDAGMWESRDEPRNHTTSRIMEWVAIERAIRVARQRGLPGDISAWSRVRDEIYTSVMEDCWDAERQTFTQAEGSDTVDAGLLLLPQVKFVAPLDPRFLSTLKVIEERLVTDTLVFRYDVEASPDGVDGTEGTFSLCSFWYVEALTRVGRLADARLALEKMMTYANHVGLYAEQIGLNGEQLGNFPQAFTHLALISAAHNLDRELG
- a CDS encoding GNAT family N-acetyltransferase, which produces MSPMRRRDQATWEQVRRRNAAWLKPWEATLPPGSSLGPTSYAALVRSLGRQARDDRMLPWLVFYEDRPGRPPELAGQLTVSGIVGGSASWGQIGYWVDQRLAGRGIIPTAVALAVDYCFSVMRLHRIEIAIRPENAASLRVVEKLGFRPEGVRPRYLHIDGDWRDHLVFALNAEEVGDGLLRRYESLRLHRPPATGS
- the glp gene encoding molybdotransferase-like divisome protein Glp codes for the protein MPLFGRKKNDEALRHVPEVAVLPEPPAPGPDGLRTLDQHRDYLLGCVEELMPFGQHVLDSLGLSICEDVVSDLDLPRFDNSAMDGYAVRAADVQYATDLRPVRLPVVGEVPAGGAAPHRLSPGTVMKIMTGAPVPGDADAIVPYEATDRGSADVTVTVPSTVGQHIRRRGEDVAEGETILAAGSRIGVRDVGLLTAVGIDKVMVRPRPRVVVISTGSELVDPGLPLSPEQIYDSNSYLIAAAAKDAGAQVFRVGHVGDDPAALKQLVYDQLVRADLIVTTGGVSQGDYDIVKAVLPELGATDFAGVAMQPGKPQGFGLIGEDRTPIVMLPGNPVSAFVSFEAFVRPVIRKLMGITPYVRPGVRATAAHAMSSVRGRTQLARGVVTSDETGARSVELVGGHGSHLLGDLAKADALVVLPADVDFVAAGTELEVWPLDQPR
- the moaC gene encoding cyclic pyranopterin monophosphate synthase MoaC translates to MTAAAEPGGGLTHLNAAGEARMVDVSDKAVTVRTATAAGRVRLSAGCVAALRSGNVPKGDALAVARIAGIMAAKKTPELVPLCHPLMISGVDVLAEVTDDGVELRATVKTNERTGVEMEALTAVSVAGLAVIDMVKAIDRDATITDVRVVAKSGGRSGDYRRAGEPEGAA
- a CDS encoding MogA/MoaB family molybdenum cofactor biosynthesis protein, which translates into the protein MTTALVITVSTRASAGVYEDRSGPVLVAGLRECGFEVGDPVVVPDGDEVGAALRDAVTAGHAVVLTTGGTGLNPNDHTPEQTRAVIEREVSQLSAAVAAYGVAHGVPTATLSRGVAGTAGRTLIVNLPGSSGGARDGLAVLAPVLQHAVSQLRGGDH